In the genome of Girardinichthys multiradiatus isolate DD_20200921_A chromosome 7, DD_fGirMul_XY1, whole genome shotgun sequence, one region contains:
- the LOC124870904 gene encoding LIM domain only protein 7-like, with translation MYDDSEDEEDDEVGYADPVQDDLYARKIGGKPQRASSLSYNTFLPKFWTPEEDVHIQKIKLGSQRRPWYKKMQGFSRQKSGSSSDDSECNISPWFSSAPSSSATSPSHSHKHEAPAQTTLVVGKSPHFQAHPTPVLPKIVPPLLEIPPLVFAPVDPTSGPRLVKCKKWPLLGREDPRELPDPVDYESIDPDLENDDMFTRRTLSFQSNMNLAMYKTRLPAKRRLYSSEPQLNIVIQQHLHRDTEENDFPDIEQDDVVYRKEKIQQAQEQRARSGAPDNFVPMHIPEPWALPAELRGRLLCPPCPLTREATSTKQDEARKEVQSEKDDMLVRKLRDYSDHSQQRGLLPGHMTPSVPSSCSEGDLQRWQAIREACQLRYKRRLLLERLVALKV, from the exons ATGTATGATGACTCTGAAGATGAGGAGGATGATGAGGTGGGCTATGCTGATCCCGTCCAGGATGATCTCTATGCCCGTAAGATAGGCGGCAAACCCCAGCGGGCGAGCAGCTTGTCTTACAACACATTCTTACCCAAGTTCTGGACGCCCGAAGAAGACGTTCATATACAGAAGATCAAACTGGGCTCTCAGAGGAGACCCTGGTACAAGAAGATGCAAGGCTTCAG CCGTCAGAAGTCCGGCTCTTCGTCTGACGACTCAGAGTGCAACATCAGTCCTTGGTTCTCCTCTGCTCCCTCTTCTTCTGCAACATCTCCCTCTCACTCCCACAAGCATGAGGCACCAGCTCAAACCACCCTTGTTGTTGGGAAAAG TCCTCATTTCCAAGCACACCCTACCCCAGTGCTCCCCAAGATAGTGCCCCCTCTCTTAGAGATCCCTCCACTGGTGTTTGCCCCCGTGGACCCCACCTCAGGTCCCAGACTGGTCAAATGTAAGAAGTGGCCGCTCCTGGGGCGCGAAGACCCCAGAGAGCTGCCGGACCCTGTTGACTATGAAAGCATTGACCCAGACTTAGAGAACGATGACATGTTCACCAGACGGACCCTGTCTTTTCAGTCCAACATGAACCTGGCCATGTACAAGACTCGACTCCCTGCCAAGCGTAGACTCTACTCGTCCGAACCACAGCTCAATATTGTCATACAACAACACCTTCATAGGGACACCGAAGAAAACGATTTTCCAGACATCGAGCAGGACGATGTTGTTTATCGCAAGGAGAAAATTCAGCAGGCTCAGGAGCAGCGAGCTCGCTCAGGAGCCCCAGACAACTTCGTCCCCATGCACATCCCAGAGCCCTGGGCCCTCCCTGCTGAACTCAGAGGCAGACTCCTCTGCCCTCCCTGCCCTCTGACCCGGGAAGCAACCAGTACTAAACAGGATGAAGCTAGGAAGGAGGTGCAGTCAGAAAAGGATGACATGCTGGTTCGCAAGCTTCGAGATTATTCAGATCACAGTCAGCAGAGAGGCCTGTTACCTGGTCACATGACTCCCTCGGTGCCTTCCTCCTGTAGCGAAGGTGACCTTCAAAGGTGGCAGGCAATTAGAGAAGCCTGTCAGCTGAGATACAAGAGGAGGCTCTTATTGGAGAGGCTGGTGGCGCTGAAGGTGTAG